One Mycobacteroides abscessus ATCC 19977 genomic window carries:
- a CDS encoding exopolyphosphatase — MDFILDVGSHSLKLYKLGATVELSETLTWDPWGGDVEGHAPNTLLKDLLFRTQQRHPEHQITAFGTEAMRRDGELAGQVSASCGALGVPFRVISQDEEAALISAAFQAEGEYSHDIVNVGGGSIQMVLGASGIPQTWLLEFGIVDLNRGFNLLSEPEARDVAGCREFVAASLPQDIRQFVYTGGELTYLRHFGVPLVDGYCDRYAFADLADRLEQLSVGELVHDSPFDPNWMKGAIASNCIVLALLDHAGLQRFVPSDLNIGHGLAAQIAETARTPDVSLPGAVSS; from the coding sequence ATGGACTTCATCCTGGATGTGGGCAGCCACAGCCTCAAGCTCTACAAACTGGGCGCGACCGTCGAACTTTCCGAAACCCTCACCTGGGATCCGTGGGGAGGCGACGTCGAGGGGCATGCCCCGAACACCTTGCTCAAAGATCTACTGTTCAGGACCCAACAGCGCCACCCCGAACATCAGATCACGGCGTTTGGCACCGAGGCGATGCGGCGGGACGGCGAGTTAGCCGGGCAGGTCAGCGCTAGCTGTGGCGCTCTCGGCGTGCCATTTCGGGTCATCTCTCAGGACGAGGAGGCTGCGCTGATTTCGGCGGCTTTCCAAGCAGAAGGCGAGTATTCCCACGACATCGTCAATGTCGGTGGCGGCAGTATCCAGATGGTGCTCGGTGCCTCCGGCATCCCTCAGACATGGCTACTGGAGTTCGGGATAGTCGATCTGAACAGGGGATTCAATCTGCTCAGTGAGCCCGAAGCCCGGGACGTAGCCGGGTGCCGGGAATTTGTGGCCGCCTCCTTGCCGCAGGACATTCGTCAGTTTGTGTACACGGGTGGGGAACTGACGTATCTGCGCCACTTCGGGGTGCCACTTGTAGACGGCTATTGCGACCGCTACGCATTTGCCGACCTGGCGGACAGGCTCGAACAGCTCAGCGTGGGCGAACTCGTACACGACTCGCCCTTTGACCCGAATTGGATGAAAGGCGCTATCGCATCTAATTGCATCGTTCTTGCCCTGCTCGACCACGCGGGGTTGCAGCGGTTCGTGCCATCTGACCTCAACATAGGTCACGGCCTTGCTGCACAAATCGCCGAAACGGCACGCACGCCTGACGTTTCGCTGCCAGGGGCGGTCTCATCATGA
- a CDS encoding amidophosphoribosyltransferase: MAGILALATAAGSGIEPAEQTGLIGQIIAQLAHRGQRGFSLIAQQVSGTESGYFSELPAANLDQGAIAEGLGGQRMRALLGHVHQTRADMNNQPFSSDQPVTGAQPRRPFALHVAMDGGIVNTSELAQELSAAGVKISAGSDVEILTRVVEQICVSKYVNRGLRPDYAEVFREIDLKVDGAVSAVLVDDAGVVVAYRNWQGLRPLSVWQRPEVIAVASEIDSAAAETGSILELQASQIAVIESAGGGQIQVQFVGRAAHRPKKCVFETLYLGHPRTRFHGETHWETRRKIGFELGALLGQTLAGTEDLIVASMPKTGIPYADGLFEYLQTHAPKNAVVREELVKIGLAQRTLIGIPGERKALIERKYSLRDVDVTGRNVIVVDEALIRGDTSRAVAQLLFDAGARSVHWVVGSPPFISPSYYGLGVNSLEELIFWQIWSSLALKPERPWLELNSRDPQLLSFFESLVATDIGVTRVTYLPFHRLTRVLPGGEYDYDCSPFTFRMPTPIGQVRADEEYLQILEQRCAPEEMVG, translated from the coding sequence ATGGCCGGCATTTTAGCGTTGGCAACGGCAGCAGGTAGCGGGATCGAACCAGCGGAGCAGACGGGCCTGATAGGCCAAATCATCGCCCAGCTCGCTCATCGAGGGCAGCGAGGATTTTCACTGATCGCCCAACAAGTCAGTGGGACCGAATCCGGATACTTCTCAGAGCTGCCCGCGGCCAACCTGGACCAGGGCGCGATCGCCGAAGGCCTTGGCGGTCAGCGAATGCGCGCACTGTTAGGCCACGTTCACCAAACACGCGCAGACATGAATAACCAGCCGTTTTCCTCAGATCAGCCCGTAACCGGGGCACAGCCCAGACGGCCATTTGCGCTGCACGTGGCCATGGACGGCGGGATCGTGAACACTTCAGAACTAGCGCAAGAGCTTTCAGCAGCTGGAGTGAAAATCTCGGCGGGATCGGATGTGGAAATCCTCACCCGGGTGGTGGAGCAGATCTGTGTGTCGAAGTATGTCAACCGCGGCCTGCGGCCCGACTACGCAGAGGTGTTCCGGGAAATCGACCTCAAAGTTGACGGTGCGGTCAGCGCGGTACTTGTTGACGATGCCGGGGTTGTCGTAGCGTACCGAAACTGGCAGGGCTTGCGCCCGTTGAGTGTGTGGCAGCGCCCGGAGGTGATCGCGGTGGCCTCTGAGATCGATAGTGCCGCCGCTGAAACCGGTAGCATCCTCGAGCTGCAGGCAAGCCAGATCGCTGTCATCGAATCGGCAGGCGGCGGCCAGATCCAGGTGCAATTTGTCGGGAGGGCAGCTCACCGGCCCAAGAAATGTGTCTTTGAGACCCTCTATCTGGGGCACCCGCGCACCCGATTTCATGGCGAGACACATTGGGAGACGCGCCGCAAGATAGGTTTCGAACTGGGAGCGCTGCTGGGCCAGACACTAGCCGGCACAGAGGACCTTATCGTCGCGTCCATGCCCAAGACGGGTATTCCCTACGCAGATGGACTTTTTGAGTATCTGCAGACACATGCGCCCAAGAACGCGGTTGTGCGAGAAGAGCTGGTAAAAATCGGCTTGGCGCAGCGCACCCTCATCGGCATCCCAGGTGAGCGCAAAGCGCTGATCGAACGGAAATACAGCCTACGAGATGTCGATGTCACCGGCCGCAACGTCATCGTTGTCGATGAAGCATTGATCCGCGGAGACACCAGCCGGGCGGTAGCGCAACTATTGTTCGACGCTGGCGCACGCTCAGTGCACTGGGTCGTGGGATCGCCGCCCTTCATTTCCCCGAGCTACTACGGACTGGGAGTCAACTCACTCGAAGAGCTCATTTTCTGGCAGATCTGGAGCAGCCTTGCGCTCAAACCGGAACGGCCCTGGCTCGAATTGAACTCCAGGGACCCACAATTGCTCAGCTTCTTCGAATCACTGGTCGCCACAGACATAGGTGTCACCCGCGTCACCTACCTGCCCTTCCATCGGCTGACGCGCGTTCTGCCCGGCGGGGAGTACGACTACGACTGCTCACCATTTACCTTCCGGATGCCGACCCCGATCGGGCAAGTACGCGCCGACGAGGAGTACCTGCAGATCCTCGAACAGCGCTGTGCGCCAGAAGAGATGGTGGGGTGA
- a CDS encoding helix-turn-helix domain-containing protein: protein MTKTVEIFGLRVRQARLMRRLTAKHVMEAVGWSGARLSRLERSETAQVSEGELAALMDVLRVPALFFTSVPVCRVEPDQLLFRAPKSTTETEKNRMAQFIALSGDFLLEMNGRHKLPPVQISAAPDPDPVSAALHARQCLGVDRDVPIGDLTHLFERGGIPVVMRYERFGGSAPEDNSRGRLEKHLGCSTWVGEFRERPLIVLRELDSWERTRWTLAHELGHLILHTNVAELTDDHEDQASRFASEFLAPFAAVSQSVKAAPSLLNLLPVKQKWGISVGALLRHFHDSGALDTERYDMLRTQLYTRINADTGFTWGRTEPGWDDRKPERPRLMSKWIEFAFGVSSPEALMAHRVMWPLDMLQEFLVGQRMAVPATGAPRPPSPRGSGGVADFAAYRRRRA, encoded by the coding sequence ATGACGAAGACGGTGGAAATTTTCGGTTTGCGGGTGCGCCAGGCCCGCTTGATGAGACGGCTGACAGCGAAGCACGTGATGGAGGCGGTGGGTTGGTCCGGCGCGCGTTTGTCGCGGCTTGAGCGATCGGAAACCGCACAGGTCTCCGAGGGCGAGCTGGCCGCCTTGATGGACGTGTTACGGGTTCCTGCATTGTTTTTCACGTCAGTGCCGGTGTGTCGCGTGGAGCCTGATCAGTTGTTGTTTCGTGCTCCGAAATCGACGACAGAGACCGAGAAGAATCGGATGGCGCAGTTCATCGCGCTTTCTGGCGACTTTCTGCTGGAGATGAACGGGCGCCACAAGCTGCCGCCTGTTCAGATCAGCGCGGCCCCTGATCCGGACCCTGTATCTGCTGCGCTGCACGCTCGCCAATGCTTGGGTGTCGATCGAGATGTGCCGATCGGTGATCTGACCCATCTGTTCGAACGCGGCGGTATCCCGGTGGTGATGCGCTACGAGCGGTTCGGGGGCAGCGCACCGGAGGACAATTCGCGGGGTCGGCTAGAAAAACACTTGGGCTGCTCAACCTGGGTGGGCGAGTTCCGGGAGCGCCCGCTGATCGTGTTACGGGAGCTTGATTCGTGGGAACGGACCCGCTGGACATTGGCGCACGAGCTGGGGCATCTGATTCTGCACACCAATGTCGCGGAGTTGACCGATGATCATGAAGATCAGGCGTCGCGGTTCGCTTCGGAGTTTCTGGCGCCGTTCGCGGCGGTGTCGCAGTCGGTCAAGGCGGCTCCCTCGCTGCTGAATTTGCTTCCCGTTAAGCAGAAGTGGGGCATCTCTGTGGGTGCGTTGCTTCGGCATTTCCACGATTCAGGGGCACTCGATACTGAGCGTTACGACATGCTGCGCACGCAGCTGTACACGCGGATCAACGCCGATACCGGGTTCACCTGGGGACGCACGGAGCCGGGCTGGGATGACCGTAAACCTGAGCGGCCTCGGTTGATGAGCAAGTGGATCGAGTTTGCGTTCGGGGTCAGCTCGCCGGAAGCGCTGATGGCGCACCGGGTGATGTGGCCGCTGGACATGCTGCAGGAATTTCTGGTCGGCCAGCGTATGGCCGTGCCGGCCACCGGCGCCCCGCGGCCGCCGTCACCGCGTGGTTCCGGTGGTGTCGCCGATTTCGCCGCGTACCGGCGGCGGCGGGCGTAG
- a CDS encoding NAD(P)-dependent oxidoreductase, with protein MTAATTLRIENKPHLSGQAVGLVGAGRMGTGIGLCLLRQGAKLRVIANKDRSGTNELIDHGATESRSLAELADGCAVVVLSLPSSAQVENVCGQDGGLFGALSQGAVVLDTTTAWPQSTIALAQQAGALGIRFVDAPVTRSPEHARQGALNSMLGCTGDFRGLIDVVSAYSATITRVGPVGSAHQMKIVYNAMTMGISAVVAEACQLAASMDVDLHTLRSIVSMGSTNSGIFQKITEYLLEEDTTVLSISLENAAKDIRLAVDAAAENKLSLRSLAAASETYQEACRAGLADKTLPNLATHSQKATRPELG; from the coding sequence ATGACAGCAGCAACGACACTGCGGATCGAGAACAAGCCGCATCTGTCCGGGCAAGCAGTCGGACTCGTTGGCGCCGGCCGCATGGGCACAGGAATAGGGCTATGCCTCCTACGCCAAGGCGCCAAACTGCGGGTAATCGCAAACAAAGATCGATCAGGAACAAACGAACTCATCGACCACGGAGCGACGGAAAGCCGCTCACTGGCCGAGCTAGCCGACGGATGTGCGGTAGTAGTGCTGTCCCTACCGTCGAGCGCGCAAGTCGAGAATGTCTGCGGTCAAGACGGGGGACTATTCGGCGCACTTAGTCAGGGAGCGGTAGTTCTGGACACCACCACCGCGTGGCCGCAGTCAACCATCGCACTGGCCCAGCAGGCTGGCGCTCTGGGCATCCGATTCGTCGACGCACCCGTAACCAGGTCCCCGGAACATGCCCGCCAAGGCGCCCTCAACAGCATGCTGGGCTGCACCGGCGACTTCCGGGGACTCATCGACGTCGTCTCGGCCTACAGTGCAACGATCACCCGCGTGGGCCCGGTGGGATCGGCACACCAGATGAAGATCGTCTACAACGCAATGACCATGGGGATCTCGGCGGTGGTAGCAGAAGCATGCCAACTTGCCGCCAGCATGGACGTAGATCTTCATACCCTGCGCAGCATCGTTTCCATGGGATCGACAAACAGCGGCATATTCCAAAAAATAACCGAGTACCTCCTAGAAGAGGACACCACCGTGCTGTCCATCTCCCTAGAGAACGCTGCCAAAGATATCCGTCTGGCCGTAGACGCCGCAGCAGAAAACAAATTGAGCCTTCGTTCCCTGGCTGCGGCATCCGAAACGTACCAGGAAGCATGCCGTGCCGGCTTGGCCGACAAAACTCTGCCGAACTTGGCGACCCACTCACAGAAAGCGACCAGACCCGAACTGGGATGA
- a CDS encoding tyrosine-type recombinase/integrase, which yields MPPTDPPPTGQLDPRYAENPAWEQQWAKVPAAWRAPVYQIDTAPFNEVFVQNRYYTTATPGYDGYDFTPPGPPRFAHELAWWVYTCWREGLRRIDPAKIVWFTQALPEAAAEYRRRRGRSPASLLDITVPDIVRHATVLFEQRRHRLPTPSYRRNLEWTVEHLHTLLAVRCTPAPWWSYDTWDLRIDPRIPQREHEPHHERVLKLAGIQPVWLREGLRFWMRTAITHQLFTWTTAVSRCQTLGRHLGLFCQHNNYRDDPLITADPEQLRAVFMDFLTYLRSPEATTKSGTLSDYLVAEIQYQVQAFYTFMHDHGAEAAAATGEKRWKKLGISHTRLWAPAYLPRKTHRSRELTWYSTADLQRMLAYLEVLGADTEERVVLTHPDGQISVMAGLGDPQAARAWLLQAMTGRRASEILMLDHDPLQAIPGAAAPAGADTGIFVARLRYQQTKVAGVDPTILVEQQIVDVIREQQRWLSRHYPGMKPKYLFVGMVHQHQGQRARPYTSYLNALKKLDGVHRLVDTQGNPLRFSQTHRLRHTRATELLNDGVPFHVVQRYLGHKSPEMTARYAATLAATSEAEFLKHKKIGAMGADIAISPSDIYEMTQLGKRTDRVLPNGVCLLPPLKSCDKGNACLSCGHFATDATHLADLRDQLTATETLLAGRRQQFADRTGRELTDDNVWVSERLREIASLQAIITRLSDQANTLAHNRSGDIAVAGPATAGRRPQLPILTRGAHETTINHASGHRHCDD from the coding sequence ATGCCCCCAACTGACCCGCCGCCCACCGGGCAGCTCGACCCCAGGTACGCCGAGAATCCGGCGTGGGAGCAGCAATGGGCGAAAGTGCCTGCCGCGTGGCGAGCGCCGGTGTACCAAATCGACACTGCCCCGTTCAACGAGGTTTTCGTGCAGAACCGCTACTACACCACAGCCACTCCCGGCTACGACGGCTACGATTTCACCCCGCCCGGACCGCCCCGGTTCGCTCACGAGCTGGCGTGGTGGGTCTACACGTGCTGGCGTGAAGGGTTGCGCCGGATCGACCCGGCCAAGATTGTCTGGTTCACCCAGGCCCTGCCCGAAGCCGCCGCCGAATACCGGCGCCGTCGCGGCCGGTCGCCAGCCAGCCTGCTCGACATCACTGTCCCCGACATCGTGCGGCACGCGACGGTGCTCTTCGAGCAGCGCCGCCACCGCCTGCCCACCCCCTCCTACCGCCGCAATCTGGAATGGACGGTGGAGCATCTACACACGCTGCTGGCGGTGCGCTGCACCCCGGCGCCGTGGTGGAGCTATGACACCTGGGACCTGCGGATCGACCCACGAATCCCACAACGCGAGCACGAACCCCATCACGAGCGAGTACTCAAACTCGCTGGGATACAACCAGTGTGGCTGCGTGAAGGGCTGCGGTTCTGGATGCGCACCGCCATCACCCATCAGCTGTTCACCTGGACCACCGCGGTGAGCCGATGCCAAACCCTTGGCCGCCATCTGGGCCTGTTCTGCCAGCACAACAACTACCGCGATGACCCGCTGATCACCGCTGATCCCGAGCAGCTGCGTGCGGTGTTCATGGATTTTCTGACCTACTTGCGCAGCCCCGAGGCCACCACCAAATCCGGCACGCTCAGCGACTACCTGGTGGCCGAGATCCAGTACCAGGTGCAAGCGTTCTACACCTTCATGCACGATCACGGCGCCGAAGCCGCCGCCGCGACCGGAGAGAAACGCTGGAAAAAGTTGGGGATCAGCCATACCCGGCTGTGGGCACCGGCCTACCTACCGCGCAAAACGCACCGGTCCCGCGAGCTGACCTGGTATAGCACCGCAGATTTGCAGCGGATGCTGGCCTACCTGGAGGTGCTGGGCGCAGACACCGAGGAACGTGTCGTGCTCACCCACCCCGACGGGCAGATCTCGGTGATGGCCGGTCTGGGCGATCCGCAAGCGGCCCGCGCCTGGCTGCTACAGGCGATGACCGGCCGGAGGGCCTCGGAGATCTTGATGCTCGATCATGATCCACTGCAAGCTATTCCGGGAGCCGCCGCACCGGCCGGTGCAGATACCGGGATCTTCGTGGCGCGGCTGCGCTATCAGCAGACCAAGGTCGCCGGAGTAGATCCCACCATCTTGGTGGAACAACAGATCGTCGATGTCATCCGCGAACAGCAGCGCTGGCTCTCGCGCCACTATCCCGGCATGAAACCCAAATACCTGTTTGTGGGGATGGTGCACCAGCACCAAGGCCAGCGTGCCCGCCCATACACCTCGTATCTGAACGCGCTCAAGAAACTGGACGGCGTCCACCGCCTCGTCGATACCCAGGGCAACCCGCTGCGGTTCTCCCAGACGCACCGGCTGCGGCACACGCGCGCTACCGAGTTGCTCAACGACGGTGTCCCGTTCCATGTCGTGCAGCGGTACCTAGGCCACAAGAGCCCGGAAATGACCGCACGCTACGCCGCTACCCTGGCGGCGACCTCCGAAGCAGAATTCTTGAAACACAAGAAGATCGGCGCGATGGGCGCCGATATCGCCATCAGCCCCTCAGACATCTACGAGATGACCCAGCTCGGCAAGCGCACAGACCGGGTACTGCCCAACGGGGTGTGCCTGTTGCCGCCACTGAAATCATGCGACAAGGGCAACGCCTGCCTGTCGTGCGGGCACTTCGCCACCGATGCCACCCACCTAGCTGATCTGCGCGATCAACTCACCGCCACCGAGACCCTCCTGGCCGGGCGCCGCCAGCAGTTCGCCGACCGCACCGGCCGCGAGCTGACCGACGACAACGTCTGGGTCAGCGAGCGCCTTCGCGAAATCGCGTCGCTACAGGCCATCATCACCCGCCTGTCTGACCAGGCAAATACATTGGCACACAATAGATCTGGCGATATCGCGGTCGCAGGCCCGGCTACCGCTGGGCGCCGACCCCAGCTGCCGATCCTCACTCGCGGTGCCCACGAAACCACCATTAACCATGCCAGCGGGCACCGGCACTGCGATGACTGA
- a CDS encoding HAD family hydrolase, translating to MSRDAAPRHIVWDWNGTLLDDNPAMLDSVNAVCEHFGRPAIDMLTWQMALCRPLWRCYGKILECDLRAPQDWAVVENIYHQAYRRNVATCQAAADAHDALSRAKSIGMTQSVLSMGLHDDVTGQVHHFGLHEYFDRIDGVKDAVAGGTKSSYLSTHLRDLDIDPEACVLIGDVVDDALAAQSVGAQCVLVTTGMTRRQELQETGHPVADNLTDAIATLLGDDQRLTAPRPFEEPVPR from the coding sequence ATGAGCCGGGACGCGGCACCCCGACACATCGTCTGGGACTGGAACGGGACCCTGCTCGATGACAACCCGGCGATGCTCGACTCGGTTAACGCCGTGTGCGAGCATTTCGGCCGGCCGGCGATCGACATGCTGACCTGGCAGATGGCCCTGTGCCGTCCTCTGTGGCGCTGCTACGGCAAGATCCTGGAGTGCGACCTTCGCGCACCGCAAGATTGGGCCGTAGTGGAGAACATCTACCACCAGGCTTACCGCCGAAATGTGGCGACATGCCAGGCCGCGGCCGATGCACACGATGCACTCAGCAGAGCCAAAAGTATTGGCATGACCCAATCGGTCCTCTCGATGGGCTTACACGACGACGTCACCGGTCAGGTCCACCACTTCGGGCTGCATGAGTATTTCGATCGGATCGACGGTGTCAAAGACGCAGTTGCCGGCGGAACCAAGAGCAGCTACCTGAGCACCCATTTGCGGGACCTGGATATCGATCCAGAAGCCTGTGTGCTTATCGGAGACGTCGTTGACGACGCCCTGGCCGCCCAGTCCGTCGGCGCCCAATGCGTTCTGGTCACTACCGGAATGACCAGACGCCAGGAACTGCAGGAAACCGGACACCCTGTGGCCGACAACCTGACTGACGCCATCGCCACGCTGCTCGGCGACGACCAGAGGCTCACGGCGCCTCGACCATTCGAGGAGCCTGTGCCGCGATGA
- a CDS encoding tyrosine-type recombinase/integrase, with protein sequence MARVQRVLDAADGSRWYTVVGADHLPVAPVAEYIAFLRDDQASPHTVRAYAAGLAAWWTLLEHTGTGWTQISTSLFGGFLTYLRTGDLPGTARVGPEGSGLAAATVQQRAAAVLAFYRYHAHAHNLDVPYQKLYGSLGKRGRSRYVPMLAGVGRRPRRDRPIYRVRGENARRTPILLPVQVQLILDACAIQDTDGQWSGSQAGLRDRLLFATLAETGMRLGEALSLRHQDFCIGAGGTPWIDVAARQDHPHGVRVKGQPRRIYVGDDLEALYSAYVWQLVDAGADMTVPDLNNHFVFVNRAGGTLFAPLRPETVYAKVRSVNRSAKDLLPAGWSPHWLRHTHASALLASGVPTHVVMRRLGHLDIQTTLSIYGWVTEDIAMRTAAQWKNYAAGWKGLHDAPN encoded by the coding sequence GTGGCGCGGGTTCAGCGGGTGCTTGATGCAGCTGATGGTTCGCGCTGGTACACGGTGGTTGGTGCAGACCACCTGCCGGTCGCGCCGGTCGCGGAGTACATCGCGTTCCTGCGTGATGACCAGGCATCGCCACACACGGTCCGCGCCTACGCTGCGGGACTGGCGGCTTGGTGGACGCTGTTGGAGCACACCGGGACCGGATGGACACAGATTTCAACCTCACTGTTCGGCGGTTTCCTGACATATCTGCGGACCGGGGATCTTCCCGGGACCGCGCGAGTCGGGCCTGAGGGAAGCGGGCTGGCCGCGGCGACGGTGCAGCAGCGGGCCGCCGCAGTGCTGGCGTTCTACCGCTATCACGCGCACGCCCACAACCTTGATGTGCCCTATCAGAAGCTCTATGGGTCCCTCGGCAAGCGTGGCCGCTCCCGTTATGTGCCGATGCTGGCTGGGGTGGGGCGGCGGCCGCGACGGGACCGGCCCATCTACCGGGTTCGTGGTGAGAACGCCCGCCGCACACCAATCTTGCTGCCCGTCCAGGTGCAGCTGATCCTTGATGCGTGCGCAATCCAGGACACCGACGGGCAATGGTCAGGATCGCAGGCCGGTCTGCGGGACCGGTTGCTGTTCGCCACCTTGGCCGAGACGGGGATGCGCCTGGGCGAGGCATTGTCGTTGCGGCACCAGGATTTCTGTATCGGTGCCGGAGGCACCCCGTGGATCGATGTGGCTGCCCGCCAGGATCATCCGCATGGCGTGCGGGTCAAAGGGCAGCCGCGTCGGATCTATGTCGGAGACGATCTAGAGGCCCTGTATTCGGCGTACGTGTGGCAACTGGTCGATGCCGGTGCGGACATGACAGTGCCGGATCTAAACAACCATTTCGTGTTCGTCAACCGCGCCGGTGGCACCCTGTTCGCACCGCTGCGCCCCGAGACCGTGTACGCAAAGGTCCGATCGGTGAACAGGTCAGCCAAAGATCTTCTCCCGGCGGGCTGGTCGCCGCACTGGCTGCGCCACACCCATGCCAGCGCACTACTGGCCTCGGGTGTGCCCACCCATGTGGTGATGCGCCGGCTGGGGCATCTGGACATCCAGACCACACTGTCCATCTACGGGTGGGTGACCGAAGACATTGCGATGCGCACCGCGGCGCAGTGGAAGAACTACGCCGCCGGATGGAAGGGCCTGCACGATGCCCCCAACTGA
- a CDS encoding MFS transporter, which produces MSAGVSLQDYRALLATPQHRWTLVWSAMARLPYAMISLVVLFYTQARSGSFGWAGALAGAMLIGTALGAVLQGKIIDAAGPGKPLLTASAAFVLCVLLLALAVEHQWPGPCRLLCAFGVGMCQPNVAAASRALWGRVVTDPGYIKTGAAYEALSLEAFFIIGPGLAGVFAIAGCTLTGLALCAALMAVGTIGFCRSALVRRWPAPRQRSEQSSSHPAGLRQLFGHKGLRALMTAATGLGICLGGVEVAIPAALRTQSSPGLGGLVLSGWTITSVLFALFYGTRPWPAEVSNRVPALLAAFAALIAASAIPRAPLGACALILIAGTLIAVQPTTYSLALQHVVPNTQVAEGFSWILTSMTVGAAVGQLVSGQIVEIFNARTALACVGLIGLGAAIAVALQRAGLTEQHRQVRTGTFETTQDSTSSQ; this is translated from the coding sequence ATGAGCGCGGGTGTGTCGTTGCAGGACTACCGAGCACTGCTGGCCACCCCGCAGCATCGCTGGACGTTGGTGTGGTCGGCCATGGCCAGACTGCCTTACGCCATGATCAGCCTGGTAGTGCTCTTCTACACACAAGCGCGCAGCGGATCGTTCGGCTGGGCAGGAGCGCTTGCGGGCGCAATGCTCATTGGCACAGCATTAGGCGCTGTGCTGCAAGGCAAAATCATCGACGCCGCCGGCCCGGGGAAGCCGCTACTGACAGCCAGTGCAGCCTTCGTGCTCTGCGTACTGCTGCTGGCGCTAGCTGTTGAACATCAGTGGCCAGGTCCCTGTCGGCTGCTCTGCGCGTTCGGTGTCGGAATGTGCCAACCGAATGTCGCCGCCGCCTCGAGGGCACTCTGGGGGCGGGTTGTCACCGACCCCGGCTACATCAAGACAGGAGCTGCCTACGAAGCCCTGAGCCTGGAGGCCTTCTTCATTATCGGTCCAGGCCTAGCGGGCGTATTCGCCATCGCCGGATGCACGCTCACCGGGCTCGCGTTGTGCGCCGCCCTGATGGCAGTAGGCACCATAGGCTTTTGCCGCAGCGCTCTAGTGCGCCGCTGGCCCGCCCCCAGACAACGCTCGGAGCAAAGCTCATCACACCCTGCCGGGCTGCGACAATTGTTCGGACACAAGGGTTTACGTGCATTGATGACCGCAGCCACCGGACTGGGCATCTGCCTGGGCGGTGTTGAGGTCGCGATCCCAGCGGCGCTGCGCACCCAGTCCTCACCAGGGCTGGGCGGCCTGGTGCTCAGCGGGTGGACGATCACCTCGGTCCTGTTCGCACTCTTCTACGGAACGCGCCCTTGGCCTGCGGAGGTTTCCAACCGGGTGCCCGCATTGCTCGCCGCATTCGCAGCATTGATCGCTGCTTCAGCAATTCCGCGGGCGCCGCTGGGTGCATGCGCCCTGATCCTGATCGCCGGAACTCTGATCGCCGTGCAGCCAACGACCTATTCTCTTGCGTTGCAGCACGTAGTACCCAACACGCAAGTGGCCGAAGGCTTTTCATGGATTCTGACGAGCATGACAGTCGGTGCCGCAGTAGGCCAACTGGTCAGCGGGCAGATCGTCGAAATCTTCAACGCGCGCACCGCACTGGCGTGTGTTGGACTAATCGGACTAGGAGCAGCCATCGCCGTCGCGCTCCAACGTGCGGGCCTAACAGAGCAGCACCGCCAGGTCCGCACAGGGACGTTCGAGACCACGCAAGATTCCACCAGTTCACAGTAA
- a CDS encoding HAD family hydrolase, with the protein MIRMPLTVVYDWNGTLLDDADAFTTSINTILTHFRRPEIDAETLREICEFPFSRLYEKLGLPAAAQDNDNELFFGSYQPLAATSGLRIGAERALEAFKESADVLILSNHIEHLIREHIALLGVESKIAHILAYASRESQYQGFTKGQMLQRYMREQDISPQHTVIVGDTPEEIRIAQSLGLTSVAMTGGMASESRLRNAGADHVVHDHDELLAVLTRENLL; encoded by the coding sequence GTGATTCGGATGCCTCTCACTGTCGTCTATGACTGGAACGGAACGCTGTTAGATGATGCCGACGCTTTCACCACATCCATCAACACCATCCTTACCCATTTCCGGCGTCCCGAGATTGACGCCGAAACACTGCGTGAGATATGCGAATTCCCGTTCAGCAGGCTCTACGAAAAGTTGGGGCTACCGGCCGCGGCCCAGGACAACGACAACGAGCTGTTCTTCGGCAGCTACCAGCCGCTAGCGGCCACGTCTGGATTGCGTATTGGCGCCGAGCGTGCACTCGAGGCCTTTAAAGAGTCAGCCGATGTGCTGATTCTCAGTAACCACATCGAACACCTCATCCGCGAGCACATCGCTCTACTAGGTGTCGAGAGCAAGATCGCCCACATCCTGGCCTACGCCAGCCGGGAATCTCAATACCAAGGCTTCACCAAAGGCCAGATGCTGCAGCGGTATATGCGCGAACAAGACATCTCACCGCAGCACACCGTGATCGTCGGCGACACCCCCGAGGAAATCCGCATCGCCCAATCGCTGGGGCTTACCAGCGTCGCGATGACAGGCGGCATGGCTTCAGAATCGCGACTACGCAATGCAGGAGCAGATCACGTCGTGCACGACCACGACGAACTCCTGGCTGTGCTCACACGCGAGAACTTGCTATGA